A window from Microbacterium ginsengiterrae encodes these proteins:
- a CDS encoding PP2C family protein-serine/threonine phosphatase has protein sequence MNAPLIVSAGSSTHAGLRRALNEDALLASTPIFVVADGMGGHEAGERASAAVVAEFAPYIGRQSLELEDVLDALGRSRTAVEALSVNASGRAGTTLSGVVLADVDGMGYWLAFNIGDSRTYRLAGGELEQITVDHSVVQELIESGELDAAQAATDHRRNIITRAIGAGSTGDADFWMFPAELGDRMLICSDGLSSEVPDAQISAILASEPDPQTAAAALVGEAVHAGGRDNITVVVVDAVSVASRPGVRMRADDDIDEDTRPREAVAGGMG, from the coding sequence GTGAACGCACCTCTCATCGTGTCGGCGGGGTCGTCCACCCACGCGGGTCTCCGCCGTGCGCTGAACGAGGATGCGCTGTTGGCCAGCACACCGATCTTCGTGGTGGCGGACGGCATGGGCGGTCATGAGGCGGGCGAACGCGCCAGCGCCGCCGTCGTCGCCGAGTTCGCGCCGTACATCGGCCGCCAGAGCCTGGAGCTCGAGGATGTGCTCGATGCCCTCGGGCGGTCGAGGACGGCTGTCGAAGCGCTCTCGGTGAACGCCTCCGGGCGCGCGGGAACCACTCTCAGCGGCGTCGTCCTCGCCGACGTCGACGGGATGGGCTACTGGCTCGCGTTCAACATCGGCGACTCGCGCACCTACCGTCTCGCCGGGGGAGAGCTGGAGCAGATCACGGTCGACCATTCCGTCGTGCAGGAGCTCATCGAATCCGGCGAGCTCGACGCCGCCCAGGCGGCCACGGATCACCGGCGCAACATCATCACCAGGGCGATCGGCGCCGGAAGCACGGGGGACGCGGACTTCTGGATGTTCCCGGCAGAACTGGGCGATCGTATGCTCATCTGCTCGGACGGTCTGTCCTCGGAGGTGCCGGACGCGCAGATCAGCGCGATCCTCGCCTCAGAGCCCGATCCGCAAACGGCGGCGGCCGCGCTGGTCGGCGAGGCCGTGCACGCCGGCGGCAGGGACAACATCACCGTCGTGGTGGTGGACGCCGTCTCGGTCGCCTCCCGGCCCGGCGTGCGCATGCGCGCGGACGACGACATCGACGAAGACACTCGGCCCCGCGAGGCCGTGGCAGGAGGGATGGGCTGA
- a CDS encoding FHA domain-containing protein: protein MQTTYRSGQWYVLVAPGALIALSPDAPTELVTRLWERERSAGELAAVIDALTEQASGSFAAMLPFAAVVMEGPDARVAVRGEAIVEVTGPDGHESFTGANVTTWSERFVADASRIAISTGASADEGDLPISGGIVRAATVTADIEPADIVPVADAVPDAHAADSGSEERNADASVAQTLAALRVPSGEPGLPAALDADAEAEQQAPEPVAEQQREPEVQPSEEESVADELVAEIADDGETVTDEPPQSEPSAEESTSSDIETERIPEVASTDDDVVDGATLVPSDVTYASDSDEFDQLFGATIVAPGPAAPPPAPPAPPAPPLTVDGDHDGATISLAEARALRQNVPTAAPDAPTAVLPVVGGSAGRVRVSTGQVVTLDRTVIIGRRPRSTRASGADLPHLIAVESPQQDISRSHLEIRPEGDTVVVVDLHTTNGSTLLRPGADPLRLHPGEPTLVLSGDVVDLGDGVTVVFEDLP, encoded by the coding sequence ATGCAGACGACCTACCGATCAGGCCAGTGGTACGTACTCGTGGCACCCGGCGCTCTGATCGCGCTGTCACCCGACGCGCCGACGGAACTCGTCACCCGGCTGTGGGAGCGCGAGCGCTCCGCCGGTGAACTCGCCGCCGTCATCGACGCGCTCACGGAGCAGGCATCCGGCTCTTTCGCCGCCATGCTGCCGTTCGCGGCCGTCGTGATGGAGGGGCCCGATGCTCGTGTCGCCGTCCGGGGTGAGGCGATCGTCGAGGTCACGGGCCCCGACGGGCATGAGAGCTTCACCGGCGCCAACGTGACGACATGGAGCGAGCGCTTCGTCGCCGACGCGAGCCGTATCGCGATCTCGACCGGCGCCTCAGCGGACGAAGGGGACCTCCCGATCAGTGGTGGCATCGTCCGGGCGGCCACCGTCACCGCCGACATCGAACCGGCGGACATCGTCCCGGTCGCGGACGCGGTCCCTGATGCGCACGCTGCCGACTCCGGATCCGAGGAGAGGAACGCGGACGCCAGCGTCGCTCAGACCCTCGCCGCACTGCGGGTGCCGTCGGGCGAACCCGGACTCCCCGCAGCACTCGATGCCGATGCGGAGGCCGAACAGCAGGCGCCCGAGCCCGTCGCCGAGCAGCAGCGCGAGCCAGAGGTGCAGCCCTCCGAGGAGGAATCGGTGGCGGATGAGCTTGTCGCAGAAATCGCCGACGACGGTGAGACGGTCACTGACGAGCCGCCGCAGTCGGAGCCGTCTGCGGAGGAGTCGACGTCCTCGGACATCGAGACGGAGCGGATCCCTGAGGTGGCCTCCACCGATGACGATGTCGTCGACGGTGCGACCCTCGTGCCCTCGGACGTCACCTACGCCTCCGACTCGGACGAGTTCGACCAGCTCTTCGGCGCGACGATCGTCGCTCCAGGCCCCGCCGCCCCTCCGCCCGCACCGCCCGCGCCACCGGCGCCGCCTTTGACAGTGGACGGCGATCACGACGGCGCGACGATCTCACTCGCCGAGGCGCGCGCTCTTCGTCAGAACGTCCCGACGGCCGCGCCGGACGCGCCGACCGCGGTGCTGCCCGTCGTGGGAGGGTCTGCCGGACGCGTGCGTGTGTCGACCGGACAGGTGGTCACCCTCGATCGGACCGTCATCATCGGTCGCCGCCCCCGGTCCACGCGCGCGAGCGGAGCGGACCTTCCGCACCTGATCGCGGTCGAGAGTCCGCAGCAGGACATCTCGCGCAGTCACCTCGAGATCCGTCCGGAGGGCGACACCGTCGTGGTCGTCGACCTGCACACGACGAACGGCTCGACGCTGCTGCGTCCTGGCGCGGATCCGCTGCGACTGCACCCCGGGGAGCCGACGCTCGTCCTCTCCGGTGACGTCGTCGACCTCGGCGACGGCGTCACCGTCGTGTTCGAGGACCTGCCGTGA
- a CDS encoding spermidine synthase: MPKDEPHAVVLSDGRTAHVVPHADGWMLEVGGVRQSHIAAPGQPLALAYARWMMAALGRRERSRVAQLGGGLLMLAREIAWRWPGAEQVVVESEPALVALVRTRFPAPDGVRLLEGDARAWLARAGPRSHEAILVDVFHDGRIPPAFSSIEFASDARRVLTDDGVLVVNSVAGPELTFTRRQLAGLRSVFPHVAMIVQGSALGGLRFGNACLIASGTEIEADATREQLRGDASKGALVTDLDALIGDASPIHEADGVWSPEPDLPDVTSSIAMIEDMRRTLTDLLPRRTPASGQRPGRRHDEG; this comes from the coding sequence ATGCCGAAGGATGAACCGCACGCCGTCGTTCTCTCGGACGGACGCACGGCCCACGTGGTGCCCCACGCGGACGGATGGATGCTGGAGGTCGGCGGCGTACGGCAGTCTCACATCGCCGCGCCAGGGCAGCCGCTCGCACTCGCGTACGCCCGCTGGATGATGGCCGCCCTCGGTCGTCGAGAGCGCTCTCGTGTCGCACAGCTCGGCGGCGGGCTGCTGATGCTCGCCCGCGAGATCGCATGGCGATGGCCGGGCGCCGAACAGGTCGTCGTCGAGTCCGAGCCGGCGCTGGTCGCGCTCGTGCGCACCCGTTTCCCTGCGCCGGACGGCGTCCGTCTGCTCGAGGGGGATGCGCGCGCCTGGCTCGCACGCGCCGGACCCCGCTCTCACGAGGCGATCCTCGTCGACGTGTTCCACGACGGACGGATCCCACCGGCGTTCTCCTCGATCGAGTTCGCCTCCGACGCGCGCCGTGTGCTCACGGATGACGGAGTGCTCGTCGTCAATTCGGTCGCCGGCCCGGAGCTGACGTTCACCCGCCGGCAGCTCGCCGGTCTGCGGAGCGTCTTCCCGCACGTGGCGATGATCGTGCAGGGCTCGGCGCTCGGCGGCCTTCGCTTCGGGAACGCCTGCCTCATCGCGAGCGGTACGGAGATCGAGGCCGACGCGACCCGGGAACAGCTGCGAGGCGACGCGTCCAAGGGCGCGCTGGTGACCGATCTCGACGCGCTCATCGGCGACGCATCGCCGATCCACGAGGCAGACGGCGTCTGGTCGCCCGAGCCGGATCTGCCGGATGTGACGTCCTCGATCGCGATGATCGAGGACATGCGCCGCACCCTCACCGACCTTCTTCCGCGACGCACCCCCGCGTCGGGGCAGAGGCCCGGCCGTCGTCACGACGAAGGATGA
- a CDS encoding protein kinase domain-containing protein, protein MSRPPSRPPELPGFTYLQVLGTGGFADVFLYEQQMPKRRVAVKVLLADRISDGAAKEFADEANVMAMLSTHPAIVTIYQSGVAGDGRPYIVMENCPRPNLQTRARKEPLSVAEALRVGIQVAGAVETAHRAGVLHRDIKPANILVTEYNRPALTDFGIASTTGAVSEATGMSIPWSPPEFFADPPVSGARSDVFALGATVYTLLAGRSPFERPGERNTSADLIERIERAPLPALSRGDSPLSLQQVLERAMAKSPEARYPSAVAFARALQKVQIELSHSVTPIDIVDDHPLPEDLEEEDDGLTRVRDIVNIEPDAGSTRPSATTRPIGGQRPAPTPQPVPRFETPASNGGIAASADTVIRPAAAGTSAPAPVDDDRTIARGPRTLSPEIPNAHVAPELSAPTTDVAAPRRTSKAGLWVAVAAVAAVLVGGTIVGVNLLQGQEEPDPVATQDTVVPKDPVSDAVPSVQDLEGERTGDSVSFRWVNPSPEDGDLFLWNTVDLAGDGATETTEQTTVTVEGAASGQLCIDVILRRDDGRASAPTRGCVAEEGR, encoded by the coding sequence GTGAGCAGACCCCCCTCCCGGCCGCCCGAGCTTCCGGGCTTCACTTATCTGCAGGTGCTCGGCACCGGTGGGTTCGCGGACGTCTTCCTCTATGAGCAGCAGATGCCCAAACGCCGTGTAGCGGTGAAAGTGCTCCTCGCGGATCGGATCTCCGACGGTGCCGCGAAGGAGTTCGCCGACGAGGCGAACGTCATGGCCATGCTGTCCACGCATCCGGCGATCGTCACGATCTACCAGTCGGGCGTCGCCGGCGACGGCCGTCCGTACATCGTGATGGAGAACTGCCCTCGTCCGAACCTGCAGACCAGGGCCCGCAAGGAGCCGCTGTCGGTCGCCGAGGCCCTGCGCGTCGGCATCCAGGTGGCCGGCGCCGTCGAGACGGCGCACCGCGCGGGTGTCCTCCACCGCGACATCAAGCCGGCCAACATCCTCGTCACCGAGTACAACCGCCCCGCGCTCACCGACTTCGGCATCGCCTCCACGACCGGCGCCGTCTCGGAGGCCACGGGCATGTCGATCCCGTGGTCGCCGCCGGAGTTCTTCGCCGATCCGCCGGTGAGCGGAGCGCGGTCGGATGTCTTCGCTCTCGGAGCGACCGTCTACACGCTCCTCGCCGGACGCTCGCCCTTCGAGCGTCCCGGGGAGCGGAACACGAGCGCCGATCTCATCGAGCGCATCGAGAGGGCACCGCTGCCTGCGCTCTCCAGGGGCGATTCCCCGTTGAGCCTGCAGCAGGTCCTCGAGCGCGCCATGGCCAAGAGCCCTGAGGCCCGCTACCCGAGCGCGGTCGCGTTCGCGCGGGCTCTGCAGAAGGTGCAGATCGAACTCTCCCACTCGGTCACGCCCATCGACATCGTCGACGACCACCCCCTTCCCGAGGACCTCGAGGAGGAGGACGACGGTCTCACCCGCGTGCGGGACATCGTCAACATCGAGCCGGACGCCGGGAGCACCCGCCCATCCGCGACGACCAGGCCGATCGGCGGTCAGCGACCAGCGCCGACACCGCAGCCGGTCCCGCGGTTCGAGACGCCCGCATCGAACGGCGGCATCGCAGCGTCCGCGGACACCGTCATCCGCCCGGCGGCGGCCGGCACCTCCGCACCGGCGCCCGTCGATGACGACCGCACCATCGCGCGCGGACCCCGAACGCTCTCGCCCGAGATCCCGAACGCGCACGTAGCCCCCGAGTTATCGGCGCCGACGACGGACGTCGCCGCTCCCCGCCGCACGTCCAAAGCCGGCCTCTGGGTCGCGGTGGCCGCGGTGGCCGCCGTCCTCGTCGGCGGCACGATCGTGGGTGTGAACCTCCTGCAGGGCCAGGAGGAACCGGACCCGGTGGCCACTCAGGACACCGTGGTCCCGAAGGATCCCGTCTCGGACGCCGTGCCGTCCGTGCAGGACCTCGAGGGCGAGCGCACAGGGGACTCCGTGTCCTTCCGCTGGGTGAACCCCTCGCCGGAGGACGGCGACCTCTTCCTGTGGAACACCGTCGACCTCGCCGGAGACGGTGCGACGGAGACGACCGAGCAGACGACCGTGACCGTGGAGGGCGCGGCGTCCGGTCAGCTGTGCATCGACGTCATCCTTCGTCGTGACGACGGCCGGGCCTCTGCCCCGACGCGGGGGTGCGTCGCGGAAGAAGGTCGGTGA
- a CDS encoding RDD family protein produces MTQPSFGAVAPTSRRAVAYLIDALIAAGIGIVLAILLVVIAFSAGTESLLGVIGIGAPLVWLVMLGWFVFYTVLQGGNGSIGMRAQGLRLVRETDGAPLGFGKALLRNIIFGLSASIIVGYFTPLFDGSGKFQGWHDKVAGALMLDARTRGTVADAPATQAVSVPPRPSSPSTPSAGPLTGVPPIPGLAPVPSSPDFAGSSAPQTPPAQPSAPLPPGLDETVRAMDEVRPSAPESPLPPAPQTTPVSHPSAPSANEDALIAFVPGITQDTPPERRTPAPPVPPAPATPVAPAPGAAASEPPAVAPAPADEPAADLGDIEDTRISIPGHRLVFTWDDGTRVTVSRRTLFGRNPAPEDGATVVPVRDETLSLSKTHFEAAAEPSGGWIIDRHSTNGTIIVRDGHRITCPPGEQVRIRLGDAIEIGDRIVTIGGYA; encoded by the coding sequence ATGACGCAACCGTCGTTCGGCGCCGTCGCCCCGACATCACGCCGAGCCGTGGCGTATCTCATCGATGCCCTGATCGCCGCCGGCATCGGCATCGTGTTGGCGATCCTCCTGGTCGTCATCGCCTTCTCGGCGGGAACGGAGAGCCTGCTCGGCGTCATCGGCATCGGCGCGCCGCTGGTGTGGCTTGTGATGCTCGGCTGGTTCGTGTTCTACACGGTCCTCCAGGGCGGAAACGGGTCGATCGGCATGCGGGCCCAGGGCCTGCGTCTCGTGCGCGAGACCGACGGCGCTCCGCTCGGGTTCGGCAAGGCACTGCTGCGCAACATCATCTTCGGCCTGTCCGCGTCGATCATCGTGGGCTACTTCACGCCGCTCTTCGACGGGTCGGGCAAGTTCCAGGGCTGGCATGACAAGGTCGCCGGCGCCCTGATGCTCGACGCCAGGACGCGTGGGACCGTCGCCGACGCGCCTGCGACCCAGGCCGTCTCGGTGCCACCGCGGCCGTCGTCGCCGTCGACGCCATCGGCCGGCCCGCTCACCGGCGTCCCGCCCATCCCCGGACTCGCGCCGGTCCCGAGCTCGCCCGACTTCGCAGGCTCCTCCGCGCCGCAGACGCCGCCTGCCCAGCCGTCCGCGCCGCTGCCACCCGGCCTCGATGAGACGGTGCGCGCCATGGACGAGGTCCGTCCCTCCGCCCCCGAGTCACCGCTTCCTCCCGCGCCGCAGACGACGCCCGTGTCTCACCCCTCCGCACCGTCGGCGAACGAGGACGCGCTGATCGCGTTCGTCCCCGGCATCACACAGGACACTCCGCCAGAGCGGCGAACTCCGGCCCCGCCCGTGCCGCCGGCTCCGGCGACGCCCGTCGCCCCTGCGCCCGGCGCGGCCGCGAGCGAACCGCCGGCGGTCGCGCCGGCTCCCGCCGATGAGCCGGCGGCCGACCTCGGCGACATCGAGGACACCCGCATCAGCATCCCGGGGCACCGCCTCGTGTTCACGTGGGATGACGGCACGCGCGTGACGGTCTCCCGCCGCACGCTCTTCGGCCGCAATCCTGCCCCGGAGGACGGCGCGACGGTCGTCCCGGTGCGCGACGAGACGTTGTCCCTGTCGAAGACGCACTTCGAGGCCGCCGCTGAGCCGTCGGGAGGCTGGATCATCGACCGCCACTCCACGAACGGGACGATCATCGTGCGCGACGGACATCGCATCACCTGCCCGCCGGGCGAGCAGGTCCGCATCCGCCTCGGAGACGCCATCGAGATCGGCGACCGCATCGTGACCATCGGGGGCTACGCGTGA